The genomic region GCTGGATCAGTTGCTGGTAACGGAACCGGTGGACAGGGTGGAATTTGGACGTTGGTAAGCGGACCAAGCGCTGCAACAATAACAAATCCTACATTAAGAACGTCAGGGGTAACCAACCTTATTGCCGGAACCTACACCCTTCGATGGACAGCAACCGGAAGTTGCGTTAACGGCAGCGACGATATGGTAATTACAGTTCCTACCCCGGTGGGTGCAAACTCTACTGCAACAATAACTCTAGGCACACAAGCGTTTTGCGATGGCAGAACTTCAGCCGTATTGATAGGAAACCTGCCAACCTATGCAGGAGAAACAGTAACGTGGACAAAGTTAACCGGTAATGGTACCATTACCGATCCAAATAGTCCAAACACAACGGTTACCAGCCTTACACCACCAGCCTCATCAACCTATAACTATATAATTTCTAATGTCACAGGGTGTAGTTCAACTTCAGGAACGGCTACCATTAGTTTCACCGCAGCACCTACCATTACAATAACCTCACTCAAAGAGGTAATCCTACCCGTAGATATACAAACGACACCAATTACCTACACAACTTCAGGAGGAAACACTACCCAATGGGCTATCATCAGCAACCCGGCAGGTTCCGTTGTACCGGTATGGGCAAATGCATCCTCACCTCAAACGGTTAATGGATTATCAAATATTGGGAAATACACCATTCGCTTCAGGAGATATTCTAATAGTGGTATTGGTTCGTGCGGAGAAGCTTTTGCCGATGTAAATGTATATGTGTCGCGCACTCCATCATTGAGTAATGCAGGAACCGATCAGGTTTTAGGATGCAATATTTATAACACCACATTAGTAGGCAACACACCCGCTATGGGATTCGGTAACTGGGTCCAGATAAGCGGACCCAACTCTGCTACGATTGCCAACCCCCTACTCTCTACCTGTCCAATTTCCGGGTTAACCAATGGACGTTATACTTTTCGATGGGTTTTAACAGGTGGATTAACTGCCCCCTACTTTAAGGATGAGATTGACGTTTTGGTATCCAATACCAACCCCACTGTTTCGGCTGCCGGATCAAGCAGTACCGTATGCCATTCATCCCAAATTAATCTGCAGGGTAATACTCCTATTCTAAACGAAATAGGAACTTGGACTGTATCGCCAAGTGCAGGCCTTGTTTTCAACGACACACACCTTCCAAATGCTTCCGTCACAGGAATGGCAGCATCTACAGCATATACATTTACTTGGACTATTACCAATGGTTGTAACACATCTGCTAGTAATGTAGTGATTACCACATCAGGTCTTCCAGGCCCCTCCCCATCATCAGCAGGGGCAGATCAGTGCTTAGCTGCTGGAACTACAAGTATAACCTTGGCCGGAAATATCCCTGGAACCGGAACCGGAACTTGGACAAAACTTTCCGGTCCAGCCTGTACCATTACAAATCCAACCTTGGGGAATTCTACTGTAACCGGAATGACCAATGGAACCTATGTGTTTCAATGGGCGATCAGCAATGGCGTTTGCGTTGTAACGCTTGATGATGTTATGGTTACCATTTCGGCCCCAGCAACGATAGCTGCAGCCATGCCAACTCAAGGTGTTTGCACTACCTCTGCTACATTAGCTGCTACTACTGCCGCAGTTGGAGTTGGTGCTTGGGCTCAGATGGCGGGTCCAAATATTGCAACCATTACCGATCCAGCCTCCCCAACATCCACCGTTACCGGGATGGTAGATGGATCGTATACCTACCGATGGACAATCACCAATAACGCTTGTGCAAGCAACTACAAAGAGGTAATAATAAATGTGGCAACGCCTCCAGCTACTGCACTCGCCGGACCGGATCAAAGCATTTGCCCTCCAACAACAACTGCAACTCTCGCTGCCACTCCCGTTACGAATGGAACTGGTTCTTGGAGTTTAGTCTCTGGACCAAACTATCCAACCTTTACCAGCGTAACCTCACCAACAGCAACGATATCAGGAATGATAATGGGAACTTACATATTAAGATGGGTCTCACAAAACGGACCATTCTGTCCCGCAAGCACCGATGATGTTGTGATTACCTATACACCTACTGCTACTGCAGGTGCAAATCAAAGTTTCTGTGATCAAACATCAGCCAACTTAGTTGGAAACTCCCTAAGCACGGGTACCTGGACTCAAGTAGGGGTTACGCCAAATGCGGCAACAATCACAACAACTGGGAGCAATACCGCCATTGCAAGCGGACTAATTGCTGGCATTTATACTTTTCAATACTCCATTGCCGGACCTTGTGCAACTTCAAATGCAACAATGACCGTTACTATTAATAGTACTCCAACATCACCAACAGCTGGCCCAGATCAAGTTCTTTGTATGGGAAATCCCTTTACCATGGATGGAAACGTAGCTGGAACTGGAACTGGAATATGGTCAAAGCTAAGCGGACCTGGTGGAGTTGGATCATGGAATAATTCATCTCTGGAGAATGCAACATTTACCCCTCAAGCAGGGAATAACTACGGAACCTTTATTTTTGAATGGACCATTGCCAATGGAGCATGTTCTTCAAAAGATCAAATTAGAGTTGATAACTACCAAACGCCGACCACAGCAACAGTAGGTGCAGCGCAAAATCTTTGCGGATACACCACAACCTTATCCGGAAATACTGCAACCATTGGGCTTGGTTCATGGTCTCAGCAAAGTGGACCTGGAACTTCTGTTTTTTCAGCAACAACTTCACCAACCAGTTCGGTTACAGTATCGCTGGAGGGAACTTATGTGTTTAGATGGACTATCTCAAATGGACCTTGTTTGGCTTCCTTTGCTGATCTTACAGTTGTTCTAAAGGGATACGCCTTGGCGCCTAATGCAGGCCTAGATCAAAATGTTTGTAACCTGAATAGTGTTACCCTTGCCGGTAATACAATAACTGGGGGAGCAGGAAAATGGTCGCAGGTAAGCGGGCCTAATAGTGCCGCTTTTACAAGTGATATTGATCCTTTAACCACTGCCACAGGGCTGATACCAGGAGTATATGTGCTCA from Williamwhitmania taraxaci harbors:
- a CDS encoding DUF11 domain-containing protein; the protein is METTTILFFRRHLTLVTLALLLGLQNIAVAQNCSVNADVDKTICGNQVMTLNGSKSGLFQTAITTWSQVSGPAVVITNPAALITTATGFTGNNSYKFRLSTTCLDGTFVFDEVTFTVKPITTANAGVDQILCPGTGAGSLAANAVVGPETGAWSIVGGNNSGIAAYTATNPTSTFNLPAASVGATTMRWTITNNGCTSTDDVVITNKGGVTPVSAGPDINPSKCFSTTTSAIMAGSVAGNGTGGQGGIWTLVSGPSAATITNPTLRTSGVTNLIAGTYTLRWTATGSCVNGSDDMVITVPTPVGANSTATITLGTQAFCDGRTSAVLIGNLPTYAGETVTWTKLTGNGTITDPNSPNTTVTSLTPPASSTYNYIISNVTGCSSTSGTATISFTAAPTITITSLKEVILPVDIQTTPITYTTSGGNTTQWAIISNPAGSVVPVWANASSPQTVNGLSNIGKYTIRFRRYSNSGIGSCGEAFADVNVYVSRTPSLSNAGTDQVLGCNIYNTTLVGNTPAMGFGNWVQISGPNSATIANPLLSTCPISGLTNGRYTFRWVLTGGLTAPYFKDEIDVLVSNTNPTVSAAGSSSTVCHSSQINLQGNTPILNEIGTWTVSPSAGLVFNDTHLPNASVTGMAASTAYTFTWTITNGCNTSASNVVITTSGLPGPSPSSAGADQCLAAGTTSITLAGNIPGTGTGTWTKLSGPACTITNPTLGNSTVTGMTNGTYVFQWAISNGVCVVTLDDVMVTISAPATIAAAMPTQGVCTTSATLAATTAAVGVGAWAQMAGPNIATITDPASPTSTVTGMVDGSYTYRWTITNNACASNYKEVIINVATPPATALAGPDQSICPPTTTATLAATPVTNGTGSWSLVSGPNYPTFTSVTSPTATISGMIMGTYILRWVSQNGPFCPASTDDVVITYTPTATAGANQSFCDQTSANLVGNSLSTGTWTQVGVTPNAATITTTGSNTAIASGLIAGIYTFQYSIAGPCATSNATMTVTINSTPTSPTAGPDQVLCMGNPFTMDGNVAGTGTGIWSKLSGPGGVGSWNNSSLENATFTPQAGNNYGTFIFEWTIANGACSSKDQIRVDNYQTPTTATVGAAQNLCGYTTTLSGNTATIGLGSWSQQSGPGTSVFSATTSPTSSVTVSLEGTYVFRWTISNGPCLASFADLTVVLKGYALAPNAGLDQNVCNLNSVTLAGNTITGGAGKWSQVSGPNSAAFTSDIDPLTTATGLIPGVYVLRWTSSNASLCDLTDDVTITNSGLPTAALAGSDQNVCNYTAISLAGNIPATGIGTWTQVSGPNTVTFVNPNSPTTGVLGTIVGTYTLKWTIASGACASSSDNIDIVINDIPTISTAGLDQVGSATCGQTTITLAGSTPSVGIGTWTITSGTGGVINSLNSPSSTFTGVAGSSYTLKLTIANGSCSNFDDVNITFNQNPTTADAGPDQALCSATSTTLAGNTPIVGTGTWTRISGPNTPTIVAPNSPTTSLTGMTTGTYVYRWTIANSPCTNSTDNVQIVITAKPAAPTVTITQPTCTLATGTITVTAPIGVGMTYSIDGSTYTNTDGIFTGLAVNAYNVTAKNSVGCISSTATSATLNTPVCADLSISKTASSATPNVGSNVVFTLTVTNNGPNAATGVTATDILPSGYTYVSNDLGAAYVPATGIWTIGNQANGAIASLNITATVLATGS